From one Microlunatus sp. Gsoil 973 genomic stretch:
- a CDS encoding alpha/beta hydrolase — MAVRLILVHSPLVGSATWELVAADLSSTGFDPAVVDLTGTIPAGPPYSGKQAEVIACGAADQPAVLVGHSGAGPLLPAAGMIIGRVRGYVFVDAGLPTPGRSWMETAPPDLAGQLRGMADDRGWLPPWPQWWSEEVMAELLPDQAVRQRFVADCQRLPLAMFEEAQAPAPQWPDAPVAYLQLSEAYQDQAATARERGWRVREQISHHLGMLTEPARVAASLRDLLDQLTRTI, encoded by the coding sequence ATGGCTGTTCGCCTCATATTGGTCCACAGTCCGTTGGTCGGTTCTGCGACGTGGGAGCTGGTTGCGGCCGACCTGTCCAGCACCGGATTCGACCCGGCCGTTGTCGATCTGACCGGAACGATCCCGGCGGGGCCGCCGTACAGCGGCAAACAGGCCGAGGTGATAGCTTGCGGTGCCGCCGATCAACCGGCCGTCCTCGTCGGTCACAGCGGAGCCGGACCGCTGCTGCCTGCGGCGGGGATGATCATCGGCAGAGTCCGCGGCTACGTCTTCGTTGATGCCGGACTGCCTACACCCGGTCGATCCTGGATGGAGACTGCGCCGCCTGATCTGGCCGGGCAGCTGAGAGGAATGGCAGACGACCGGGGCTGGTTGCCGCCGTGGCCGCAATGGTGGAGCGAGGAGGTCATGGCCGAACTGCTACCGGATCAGGCTGTCCGGCAGCGCTTTGTCGCCGATTGCCAACGGCTGCCGCTGGCGATGTTCGAGGAAGCCCAGGCGCCGGCTCCGCAGTGGCCTGATGCGCCAGTCGCCTACCTGCAACTGAGCGAGGCATACCAGGACCAGGCTGCGACGGCTCGGGAACGTGGCTGGCGGGTTCGGGAGCAGATCAGCCACCATCTGGGGATGCTGACCGAACCGGCGCGAGTGGCCGCATCGCTACGCGACTTGCTCGACCAGTTGACACGAACAATCTAG
- a CDS encoding aminoglycoside phosphotransferase: protein MNEPPADLDIAEFLRLVQRSWDASVDELTHLSVGFGAHHWRADVRGSARYFVTLDGLGERHTVETLRAAYAGAAALARTGLTFVAAPIEPFAVPLEGGAVSVTPWLDGTPVAVIDTGTTAAMLRQLHAVDLIALGVELPPWQPVVGPDLPERLAEWVRHRWAQGPYGERSRAAVVAARDDIGRWTDRYFELAQVARTRPWVATHGEPGMQNQMITASGTVLVDWESLKLAPAERDLRTIECGDRLMLELFDLEWRLDEINQYTAWFAGPHGDTTDDRVAFEDFMHELTR, encoded by the coding sequence GTGAACGAACCGCCGGCCGATCTGGATATCGCCGAATTCCTCCGGCTCGTTCAACGGTCGTGGGACGCATCCGTGGACGAGCTGACCCATCTATCCGTCGGGTTCGGCGCCCATCACTGGCGGGCCGACGTCCGCGGCAGCGCTCGGTATTTCGTCACACTGGACGGTCTGGGTGAACGCCACACAGTGGAGACCTTGCGCGCCGCCTATGCGGGTGCTGCCGCATTGGCCAGGACAGGGCTGACCTTTGTCGCAGCCCCGATCGAGCCCTTCGCTGTCCCGCTGGAGGGCGGGGCAGTCAGCGTCACCCCGTGGTTGGACGGGACTCCGGTCGCTGTGATCGATACAGGGACAACTGCGGCGATGCTTCGGCAACTACATGCGGTTGATCTGATCGCGCTCGGTGTCGAACTTCCCCCGTGGCAACCCGTTGTCGGGCCCGATCTGCCAGAGCGGCTGGCGGAGTGGGTACGGCATCGGTGGGCGCAAGGTCCGTACGGCGAAAGGAGCAGGGCAGCTGTCGTCGCCGCGCGGGACGACATCGGCCGCTGGACCGACCGATACTTCGAGCTCGCCCAGGTGGCGCGAACCCGTCCGTGGGTGGCAACTCACGGCGAACCGGGCATGCAGAACCAGATGATCACCGCATCGGGGACGGTGCTTGTCGACTGGGAGTCATTGAAGCTCGCTCCGGCCGAACGTGACTTGCGGACCATCGAATGCGGCGACCGGCTGATGCTCGAGTTGTTCGACCTGGAATGGCGTCTCGACGAGATCAACCAGTACACGGCTTGGTTCGCCGGACCGCATGGCGACACCACGGACGACCGGGTCGCCTTCGAGGACTTCATGCACGAACTGACTCGATGA
- a CDS encoding MmcQ/YjbR family DNA-binding protein — translation MAPQHTWESVTALIIELPEVEFDQGNRHFPRGVIRVHGKVIAYPAGGPRGSPPDAREGEEFVFIKTSHAERAALFTEDPITFFTTPHYQDAPGVIVRLSTVDPSHLRQLLIEAWRLTAPKRLIAQYEQHTAGLTDQEGQA, via the coding sequence ATGGCACCACAGCACACCTGGGAGTCGGTGACAGCATTGATCATCGAGCTGCCGGAGGTCGAGTTCGATCAAGGCAACAGGCACTTTCCTCGCGGGGTCATCCGTGTACACGGGAAAGTCATCGCCTACCCGGCCGGCGGCCCGCGTGGCAGTCCCCCCGACGCGCGGGAGGGGGAAGAGTTCGTGTTCATCAAGACCAGCCACGCCGAACGAGCAGCCCTGTTCACCGAGGACCCCATCACCTTCTTCACCACACCGCACTATCAGGATGCGCCGGGCGTCATCGTCAGGCTCTCCACCGTCGACCCCAGCCACCTGCGACAACTTCTGATCGAGGCCTGGCGACTCACCGCACCGAAGCGGCTGATCGCCCAGTACGAGCAGCACACCGCTGGACTCACCGACCAAGAAGGGCAAGCGTGA
- a CDS encoding SRPBCC domain-containing protein, with product MTSRGVPQRNGPDHQEEAMGFPDRIERTISLDRRPEDVWPALTAAEGLSSWFGASAEIDLRPGGAGSITFDAGMTVEFRVERVEEPNLFGYTWRLPNLPEDDPRRTYVEFTLERSDAGTLLRVTESGFAQLPVDIRRDTYESHREGWSRELAELSEHLHGA from the coding sequence GTGACCTCGCGCGGCGTGCCGCAGAGGAACGGGCCTGATCATCAGGAGGAAGCTATGGGGTTCCCTGATCGCATCGAGCGGACAATATCGCTCGACCGCCGTCCCGAGGACGTATGGCCGGCACTGACGGCAGCAGAGGGGCTGAGCTCATGGTTCGGGGCGAGCGCCGAGATCGACCTCCGTCCGGGTGGCGCGGGATCGATCACGTTCGACGCTGGGATGACCGTCGAGTTTCGCGTGGAGCGGGTGGAAGAGCCGAACCTGTTCGGCTACACCTGGCGATTGCCGAACCTGCCGGAGGACGATCCGCGACGCACCTACGTCGAGTTCACGCTAGAACGGTCCGACGCCGGAACGTTGCTTCGCGTCACGGAGTCAGGCTTCGCGCAGCTGCCGGTCGACATCAGACGGGATACGTACGAATCGCACCGCGAAGGATGGTCCCGCGAGCTTGCCGAGCTGAGCGAGCATCTCCATGGCGCCTGA
- a CDS encoding VOC family protein: MQLQLSMVVLEVCDLEASIRFYRALGLDIPEAPPERPVVVHRMPSGVSLLLTTSFASVYDPNFSRPSGGYQQLLEFYVGEDSAVDSKWADLTGSGYHGRMAPTKTVGPYAAMVDDPDGNVVLLTSDAAASPEEQPS, encoded by the coding sequence ATGCAACTGCAGCTCAGCATGGTTGTGCTCGAGGTTTGCGATCTTGAGGCATCCATTCGGTTCTATCGTGCGCTCGGTCTCGACATCCCCGAGGCACCGCCCGAACGGCCCGTGGTCGTGCATCGGATGCCCAGCGGGGTGAGTCTGTTGCTCACGACGAGCTTCGCCTCGGTGTACGACCCGAACTTCTCGCGGCCGTCCGGTGGTTACCAACAATTGCTGGAGTTCTATGTCGGTGAGGACTCGGCGGTCGACTCGAAATGGGCCGACCTCACCGGATCCGGGTACCACGGGCGGATGGCTCCGACCAAGACCGTCGGCCCGTACGCCGCGATGGTCGACGACCCGGACGGCAACGTTGTTCTGCTCACGTCGGATGCTGCGGCATCGCCCGAAGAGCAACCATCGTGA
- a CDS encoding ArsB/NhaD family transporter has translation MTVQVIAALVVFVGVYVFIATEKLPRVMVSSAGAAAMVLIGATDGQRAFFSEETGIDWNVVFLLLGMMIIVGILRPTGVFEFLAIWAAKKARAKPFTIMVMMIVITAVLSAFLDNVTTVLLIVPVTILVCQRLGVPPIPYLIAEVMASNIGGAATLIGDPPNIIIASPSRGNLSFNDFLINMAPIVVVLIAVLIVMCRFMFRKAFVHDEQKAARVMALNEREALRDRGLLIKSLVVVVLVLAAFVLHSVTHLDVSVVAMLGAGLLILLTRLGPEKTFGDVEWETLVFFAGLFIMVGSLVNLGIIEAVGRAATNAIEGHYALGAIALVAGSAVLSGIVDNIPYVTTMAPLTLDLVKEGGDGAKPLWWALALGADLGGNATAIGASANVVTIGIAKRNDIDITFWTFTKYGIVVTAVTIAISIPYLWLRYYA, from the coding sequence GTGACGGTGCAGGTCATTGCGGCGCTGGTGGTGTTCGTCGGTGTGTACGTCTTCATCGCCACCGAGAAGCTTCCCCGGGTCATGGTGTCCAGCGCCGGGGCCGCGGCGATGGTCCTGATCGGCGCAACCGACGGTCAGCGCGCGTTCTTCTCCGAGGAGACCGGAATCGACTGGAACGTGGTCTTCCTGCTGCTCGGCATGATGATCATCGTCGGAATTCTGCGACCGACCGGGGTCTTCGAGTTCCTGGCGATCTGGGCCGCCAAGAAGGCGCGGGCGAAACCATTCACGATCATGGTCATGATGATCGTGATCACCGCGGTCCTGTCCGCCTTCTTGGACAACGTCACCACCGTTCTGCTGATCGTTCCGGTGACCATTCTGGTCTGTCAGCGGCTCGGCGTTCCGCCGATCCCGTACCTCATCGCGGAGGTCATGGCCAGCAATATCGGCGGTGCGGCAACATTGATCGGTGACCCTCCCAACATCATCATCGCCAGCCCCAGTCGCGGAAACCTTTCTTTCAACGACTTCCTGATCAACATGGCGCCCATCGTGGTCGTGCTCATCGCCGTGTTGATCGTGATGTGTCGTTTCATGTTCCGCAAAGCCTTCGTCCATGACGAGCAGAAGGCAGCTCGAGTGATGGCCCTCAACGAACGGGAAGCGTTGCGCGACCGTGGTCTGTTGATCAAATCGCTGGTGGTGGTCGTTTTGGTGCTCGCAGCATTCGTGCTCCACTCCGTCACCCACCTCGATGTGTCTGTCGTGGCGATGCTCGGCGCGGGGCTACTCATCCTGCTGACCCGTTTGGGACCGGAGAAAACCTTCGGTGACGTGGAATGGGAGACCCTCGTCTTCTTCGCCGGTCTCTTCATCATGGTTGGATCACTGGTCAACCTCGGAATCATCGAGGCCGTGGGGCGAGCCGCTACCAACGCCATCGAAGGGCACTACGCCCTCGGGGCGATTGCCCTGGTCGCCGGATCGGCGGTGCTGTCCGGCATCGTCGACAACATCCCGTACGTGACGACGATGGCGCCGCTGACACTGGACCTGGTGAAGGAAGGCGGAGACGGCGCCAAGCCGTTGTGGTGGGCCCTCGCACTCGGCGCAGACCTGGGGGGCAACGCAACAGCGATCGGCGCCAGTGCCAACGTCGTGACCATCGGCATTGCCAAACGCAACGACATCGACATCACGTTCTGGACGTTCACCAAGTACGGCATCGTCGTCACCGCCGTGACCATCGCCATCAGCATTCCGTACCTGTGGCTTCGCTATTACGCGTAA
- a CDS encoding amidohydrolase family protein produces MRDIIDAHAHLQLPGEESWVGRPHGHADYLAATADLTVSRFAVLAMAPPGDLDETRRLNDAALSIAARDPKAFALCSVHPDDGDAALTEIDRIAQAGAAGLKLHPSTQQFDVASEALVSVAERAGDHGLPILFDTVAAADPGQPEKFIGLAMTCPGTNLVLAHTFGPKFVQAVMFAVLSRYPNAARNVYLELSAIVCMFADSPFADQLTWLCRRHGTDRVLWGSDYPIFTPAESLEALGTFGFTADELDQITYQTARSVYRLD; encoded by the coding sequence GTGCGCGACATCATCGATGCCCATGCTCATCTTCAGTTGCCGGGAGAGGAATCGTGGGTCGGGCGGCCGCACGGCCACGCCGACTACCTGGCCGCGACTGCCGACCTGACCGTGAGTCGATTCGCGGTCCTGGCGATGGCGCCGCCAGGCGATCTTGACGAGACCCGGCGGCTGAACGACGCAGCCCTTTCGATCGCCGCACGTGACCCGAAGGCGTTCGCGTTGTGCTCGGTCCACCCGGACGACGGCGATGCGGCCCTCACCGAGATCGATCGGATCGCCCAAGCAGGCGCAGCGGGACTCAAACTGCACCCGAGCACCCAGCAGTTCGATGTTGCCTCCGAGGCCCTTGTGTCGGTCGCCGAACGGGCCGGTGATCATGGACTCCCGATCCTGTTCGATACGGTTGCTGCCGCCGATCCAGGACAACCGGAGAAGTTCATCGGTCTCGCAATGACCTGCCCGGGCACGAACCTGGTGCTGGCACACACCTTCGGCCCGAAGTTTGTCCAGGCCGTCATGTTCGCAGTGCTTTCGCGATACCCGAATGCCGCACGGAACGTCTACCTGGAACTGTCGGCGATAGTGTGCATGTTTGCCGACAGCCCGTTCGCCGACCAGCTCACCTGGCTGTGCCGGCGACACGGAACAGATCGCGTCCTGTGGGGAAGTGATTACCCCATCTTCACACCGGCGGAGTCGCTGGAAGCCCTTGGCACCTTCGGTTTCACCGCCGATGAACTTGATCAGATCACGTATCAGACCGCCAGATCCGTGTACCGGCTCGATTGA
- a CDS encoding SRPBCC domain-containing protein — MTQLIGCHKIATNRLHQSVDEEHPMITTTDYRTSVRVNASADVVFDAVTTVDALAAWWSPVTGSGKAGGDLRFPMVDDQPPLLIHVDETSRPTTVRWTVVECTFMEDWVGTRPTFMITPLDGDACELTFEHLGLNDELECKDMCSRSWNHFVRTSLRELAEGGPGAPNRSPRDLARRAAEERA; from the coding sequence TTGACGCAACTGATTGGTTGCCATAAAATCGCAACCAATCGGTTGCATCAGTCAGTTGACGAGGAGCATCCCATGATCACAACCACCGACTACCGCACCAGCGTGCGGGTGAATGCCTCGGCCGATGTCGTCTTCGACGCCGTCACCACCGTCGATGCACTCGCCGCGTGGTGGAGCCCAGTGACCGGATCCGGCAAGGCCGGCGGCGATCTGCGCTTCCCGATGGTCGACGACCAGCCGCCACTCCTGATCCACGTTGATGAGACGTCGCGCCCGACGACCGTTCGTTGGACGGTAGTGGAGTGCACGTTCATGGAGGACTGGGTCGGCACCAGGCCCACCTTCATGATCACGCCACTCGATGGCGATGCATGTGAACTCACCTTCGAGCATCTCGGGCTCAACGACGAACTCGAATGCAAGGACATGTGCAGTCGGAGCTGGAACCACTTCGTCCGCACCAGCCTGCGTGAGCTTGCCGAGGGAGGTCCGGGAGCCCCCAACCGCAGCCCGCGTGACCTCGCGCGGCGTGCCGCAGAGGAACGGGCCTGA
- a CDS encoding helix-turn-helix transcriptional regulator codes for MAPDIESVAEQVFVALADPTRRAILAALATGGPATATDLAGRLPITRQAIAKHLALMAEAGLVAPEAGERRRVRYRLQTAPIRVAQQFLAALASDWDDRLDALKRHLG; via the coding sequence ATGGCGCCTGACATCGAGTCCGTCGCCGAACAGGTGTTCGTCGCTCTGGCTGATCCGACGCGCCGCGCCATCCTTGCCGCGCTGGCAACCGGCGGGCCCGCGACAGCCACTGATCTGGCCGGGCGCCTGCCGATCACTCGTCAAGCGATCGCGAAGCACCTCGCTCTGATGGCCGAGGCCGGTCTCGTAGCGCCCGAAGCCGGCGAACGCCGCCGAGTCCGATACCGCCTACAGACCGCACCGATCCGGGTCGCCCAACAGTTCCTCGCCGCGCTTGCCAGCGACTGGGACGACCGCCTCGACGCTCTCAAGCGGCATCTCGGGTGA
- the galE gene encoding UDP-glucose 4-epimerase GalE, producing MKVLVTGGAGYIGSTTARALEAAGHVPVILDSLLTGPRVFVGDRIFYQGDIADRTLVGRIFEEHPEIAATIHMAARIVVPESVAEPVAYYRDNVAKSLTLFDQLVELGRPAVLFSSSASLYAPPSEGFEVRECDPVAPTSPYARTKLMMEQILQDIVAATPLRAIILRYFNPIGSDPDLTTGIYAREPSHVLGQLVMAARGRLPAFTITGTDLPTPDGTGIRDYVHVWDLAQAHVAAVEQFDTVLDRAGRPSVIVNIGRGEGITVRELISVFEDVYGEAVPSREAPPRLGDAVGAYANVDLAHQLLGWQSKLSVADGISSALRWADKRRMVLGYE from the coding sequence GTGAAGGTTCTGGTCACCGGTGGCGCCGGCTACATCGGATCCACGACCGCGCGTGCCCTGGAAGCCGCCGGACACGTACCGGTGATCTTGGACTCGTTGCTGACCGGGCCACGCGTGTTTGTCGGCGACCGCATCTTCTATCAGGGGGACATCGCCGATCGCACCCTCGTCGGTCGGATCTTCGAGGAACATCCTGAAATCGCAGCCACGATTCACATGGCTGCCCGAATCGTAGTTCCCGAGTCGGTCGCCGAACCGGTCGCCTACTACCGAGACAACGTCGCCAAGTCCTTGACTCTGTTCGACCAGCTCGTCGAACTCGGAAGACCCGCAGTGCTGTTCTCCTCCTCGGCCAGTCTCTACGCGCCGCCCTCGGAGGGCTTCGAAGTCAGGGAGTGTGACCCGGTCGCGCCGACGTCGCCCTATGCCCGGACGAAGTTGATGATGGAACAGATCCTGCAGGACATCGTCGCAGCCACTCCGCTGCGGGCCATCATCCTGCGCTATTTCAACCCGATCGGCTCCGATCCGGACCTGACCACCGGGATCTATGCTCGCGAACCGAGCCATGTCCTCGGCCAGCTCGTCATGGCGGCCCGCGGCCGGCTCCCTGCATTCACGATCACCGGCACCGATCTGCCGACCCCGGACGGAACAGGGATCCGCGACTACGTCCACGTCTGGGACCTTGCCCAGGCACACGTCGCTGCTGTCGAGCAGTTCGACACCGTTTTGGACCGAGCCGGACGACCCAGCGTCATTGTCAACATCGGCCGCGGGGAAGGCATCACGGTACGCGAACTGATCTCTGTCTTCGAAGACGTCTACGGTGAGGCGGTGCCTAGTCGTGAGGCTCCACCCCGCCTCGGCGACGCTGTCGGTGCCTACGCCAATGTCGACCTGGCTCACCAACTGCTCGGATGGCAAAGCAAACTCTCGGTCGCCGACGGCATCTCCTCCGCGCTGAGGTGGGCCGACAAGCGCCGGATGGTCCTCGGCTACGAATGA
- a CDS encoding aminoglycoside phosphotransferase family protein, translating into MNQLERQWDISVGRPFDNATAAYVAEATTRAGQPTVLKVLVPLSDRKARHEITALRLADGRGCVSLIRADVELSALLLERLGPPLFELGLPIVRRHDILSDTAAKLWRPAPGCGLPTGADRARQLAAFATLTWEDLNHPCSEQAVDHALSCARRRAAAHDDEQAVLVHGDVHQLNALQAGHEFKLVDPDGLLAEPECDLGTIMRGDPVELLQGDPRERSWRLAQRTGLNAKAIWEWGVIERVVSGLHCTKIDLQPLGRQTLIAADAVAGQEMP; encoded by the coding sequence GTGAACCAGCTCGAACGACAGTGGGACATCAGCGTCGGCCGCCCGTTCGACAACGCCACCGCGGCCTACGTTGCTGAGGCCACGACACGCGCAGGACAGCCGACGGTGCTGAAAGTCCTCGTACCGTTGAGCGACCGCAAGGCGAGGCACGAGATCACCGCGCTGCGTCTCGCCGACGGCCGGGGCTGCGTGAGCCTGATCCGCGCCGACGTCGAATTGAGCGCGCTCCTGCTCGAACGGCTGGGTCCGCCACTGTTCGAACTTGGCCTCCCGATCGTGAGGCGTCACGACATCCTGAGCGACACCGCGGCCAAATTGTGGCGCCCGGCACCGGGCTGCGGACTTCCGACCGGTGCCGACCGAGCTCGGCAACTGGCTGCCTTTGCCACGCTGACGTGGGAGGACCTCAATCACCCGTGCTCGGAGCAGGCGGTTGATCATGCGCTGTCCTGCGCTCGCCGGCGCGCGGCGGCGCACGACGACGAGCAGGCCGTCTTGGTGCACGGTGACGTGCATCAGCTCAACGCGCTCCAGGCGGGACACGAATTCAAGCTGGTGGACCCGGATGGACTGCTGGCAGAACCCGAGTGCGACCTCGGGACGATCATGCGGGGCGACCCTGTCGAACTCCTCCAGGGCGACCCTCGAGAGCGGTCCTGGAGGCTCGCCCAACGCACGGGCCTCAACGCCAAAGCCATCTGGGAGTGGGGAGTCATCGAGCGGGTAGTCAGCGGGCTGCACTGCACCAAGATCGATCTTCAACCGCTTGGCCGGCAGACCCTGATCGCCGCCGACGCGGTTGCGGGGCAAGAGATGCCATAG
- a CDS encoding DJ-1/PfpI family protein, whose product MTLRVQIAVFDGFDEIDVFGPYEILSVPGIQVELASLESTAPIRSMRGIVIEPQTTLTACDGIIVPGGGWGNRADAGAWGEVQRGDLPERITELAPDLPWLASVCSGGMILASAGLLADRPATTNPGCFDDFRPLVGEVIKERVVDDGDRLTAGALFCGNDLGLWIIERELGTPAADHAAASKAYARQDRVWRSGAR is encoded by the coding sequence ATGACGCTGCGTGTCCAGATAGCCGTCTTCGACGGTTTCGACGAGATCGATGTGTTCGGGCCGTACGAGATCCTCTCCGTACCTGGAATCCAGGTCGAGCTCGCGAGTCTCGAATCGACGGCGCCGATCCGGTCCATGCGTGGGATCGTCATCGAACCCCAAACCACGCTCACTGCCTGCGACGGCATCATCGTTCCTGGTGGAGGTTGGGGCAACCGCGCCGACGCCGGTGCCTGGGGCGAGGTGCAACGCGGTGACCTACCCGAGCGGATCACCGAACTCGCGCCGGACCTGCCGTGGCTGGCCTCGGTGTGCAGTGGAGGGATGATCCTCGCGTCGGCCGGCCTCCTGGCCGACAGGCCGGCGACAACCAACCCCGGCTGTTTCGACGACTTTCGTCCGCTGGTCGGCGAAGTGATCAAGGAACGCGTCGTCGACGACGGCGATCGGCTGACCGCGGGTGCATTGTTCTGCGGCAACGACCTCGGTCTGTGGATCATCGAACGCGAACTCGGAACGCCGGCGGCTGACCACGCCGCGGCATCGAAGGCGTACGCACGCCAGGATCGCGTCTGGCGATCGGGCGCCCGATAG
- a CDS encoding Ldh family oxidoreductase — MNIPPETFIRVAAADLDDFCRRLGGAAGLPDARAERLAELLVGNDLRGVVSHGTRQIATYARLLRDGSLNARPAVATVQEAPTSLLVDGDGGLGYFPAYEGTLQVIDKALVSGVGVMVTRNHGHFGAAGLYSRLTLPHDLLCFVTSGHQLHLKAGDPVYDAAGGSPMSFSAPTAEEPPLVLDFGAMHDLYGGSNRDLFAEVAPGLVHRSIGMGMVCQSWGGLLAGVPIDQSRADRRWPGANQGSMVVAMRIDLFIDPATFKSEMDEYARTVRTLTPVPGASGSYLPGGPEAAKEAAYRAEGVPIGEEHRRLLEDVAIEFAVTVPW; from the coding sequence ATGAACATCCCGCCCGAGACCTTCATCCGGGTGGCGGCCGCCGACCTGGACGACTTCTGCCGCCGACTGGGCGGAGCTGCAGGTCTCCCGGACGCGCGAGCCGAACGACTCGCCGAGCTGCTGGTCGGCAACGATCTGCGCGGCGTGGTCAGCCACGGCACGCGACAGATCGCCACCTATGCCAGGTTGCTTCGCGACGGGAGCCTGAATGCCCGGCCTGCGGTGGCGACGGTCCAGGAGGCGCCAACCAGCCTGCTCGTCGACGGCGACGGAGGACTGGGCTACTTCCCCGCCTATGAAGGCACTCTGCAGGTGATTGACAAGGCGTTGGTCTCGGGGGTCGGTGTGATGGTCACCCGCAACCACGGCCACTTCGGTGCCGCCGGCTTGTACTCCCGACTCACACTCCCCCACGATCTGCTGTGCTTCGTCACGTCGGGTCACCAACTGCACCTGAAGGCTGGCGATCCGGTGTACGACGCCGCGGGCGGTTCACCGATGTCGTTCAGCGCACCGACGGCGGAGGAACCGCCGCTGGTGCTGGACTTCGGTGCCATGCACGATCTCTACGGCGGATCCAACCGGGATCTGTTCGCCGAAGTCGCCCCCGGACTGGTTCACCGCAGCATCGGCATGGGCATGGTGTGTCAGAGCTGGGGCGGCCTGCTGGCCGGTGTTCCGATCGACCAGTCACGCGCGGACCGGCGTTGGCCGGGAGCCAACCAAGGCTCCATGGTGGTAGCGATGCGGATCGATCTGTTCATCGACCCGGCAACGTTCAAGTCGGAGATGGACGAATACGCCCGGACCGTGCGGACACTCACTCCTGTCCCGGGAGCAAGCGGCAGCTACCTTCCCGGTGGTCCGGAGGCCGCGAAGGAGGCGGCCTACCGCGCCGAAGGCGTTCCGATCGGCGAGGAACACCGTCGACTGCTGGAGGACGTCGCAATCGAGTTCGCCGTCACCGTGCCGTGGTAA